TACCACTTCTTTCTATGATACGGCTTGTGCCGTCAATGACATGAACCTCCTCAACTCAGAGATAGGTCGTCTAGCCTTGGCCATTTCGATAATCACCGGGTTGTTCAGTTGGGGGTTCGCTTTTGGACTCACCTTAATAGCTGAATTCATGGCAATGAAGCGAAAATTACTGATAATTTCAGTGATAAGTAAATTTGCCTTGTTGATATTCGTCCTATTCATTGTACGTCCAGTAGTTTCGTGGATGAATAGAAAAACTCCAGAAGGAAAAACATTGAGGGAGGGTTATGTTTCCGTGATCATTAGCACTGTCTTGGGAGTTGCATTTTACAGCGAGTTCGTTGGGCAACACGGGATGTTCGGACCACTTATGCTTGGACTGGTGGTACCTGTTGGGACTCCTGTGGGAATAGCTGTTCAAAAAAAGCTCGACTGCTTCGTTACCTATGTGCTCATGCCAACTATTTACATTGTAGCAGGTTATAAAGTACAAAAGTTCGAATCCAAGTTAAGGAATTGGGTAATTGTGGAGTTTATGATATTCTTTGCTTGTTTTTCGAAGATTATTGCAGTAATGTTGTCTTCACTCTACTGCCAGTTTCCTATTCAAGACTCCTTCTTGCTCGGTCTCATATTAAACTGTGCTGGCATATTTTACCTCATATTTTGTATTTCAATGGATAGAGAGAAGGTAATAAGTCGTTTCCTTACTTGAAATTCTTGATATGGTTGGTATTTCCCGGCATATAGTAATTAATTATACCACTCTAATGTATTAACCTTTGGTTCCATGCAGtttatcgaccaaccaacttacACGTACATGCTTCTCACAAGTATTTTGATAACGATGGTATGCACACCTATAGTGAAATTTTTTATGATCCTTCGAGTAGGTACACAAGCTACAAGAGACAAACTATTCAGAACTCTTCTGTCAAGGAAGAGCTTCGAATACTTGCTTGTGTTTACAACCAAGAAAACGTTCCAAGCATCCTCAACTTCCTTGAAGCAACTAATCCAACAAAAGATAGCACTGTGTGCATCTATATCTTGCACCTCGTTGAGCTGATTGGACGCGCAGCTTCCGTCCTCGTTAGacataaacaaaagaaaaagaaaattacacgCAGTCAAAGCCGTAATACATCAGAAAAAATTATCAATGCCTTCAATCACTTTGCAGAACAGAACCCAGGCTTCTCAATTGGGCAAGCTTACACTGCAGTATCACCGATCGAGGGCATGCATAATGATGTGTGTCACGTAGCAATGGAAACCAGGACACATCTGTTGGTCATACCCTTTGGTGAGTTAGCTGAACATCCTTTTCGCGCAATCAACCAAAGTGTTTTGCATGAGGCACCTTGCTCAGTGGGGATACTCGTTGACCACATAGATGGGGTGAAACCTGTTGTTGATGCTTCCATAAGCAGTTGCCACAGTGTTGCCATGATTTTCATAGGAGGACCCGATGATCGAGAAGCATTAGCATATGGTATGAGAATGGCCGATGATAATCCCAACTTAAAGCTCTCGGTTTTTAGATTCACACATACAAAATTACGTGatgataaaaatactaaaaaagaTGACGAATTGATTAATGAGTTGTGGCAAACAATCGAGAACACCGTAAATATTGAGTACATTGAAGAAGCACTAACAGATTGTGCAGATACAGCAAGTAGAATCAAATCCCTGGAAGAGACTTACGACTTCATATTGGTCGGAAGAAGACATGAAGATGATTCGCCAATTTTGCATGGACTCGATGAATGGTGCGTCTACAAAGAACTTGGTGTGGTTGGAGATCTTTTTGCGACATCTAGTTTTCAAGGGGGATTTTCTCTTTTGGTAATGCAACAATAGGTCTTTAGTTAAATTAGTACAAATTCTTTGTCGATACAAGACGAGCATAATGTAGTACAGTCGTTTGCACTTTTGATTTTGACGTCGGATGTAAATGGTTCTAGGTAGGTATGTACAACGCAAGTTGCAGTTAGGTCAATTTTTTATCTTATAGATTTTTTCTTCAAAGATGAAAACAATAAGTTAAACCCGACATTTAACTATTCCAATGCTCATTTCTATCCCCTAATTACACCCAACCAAACTATAGATTTTACCGTTGCCAATGTACACTACAACTGCATCAGTCCCTCTACACTACGATATATCATGCGATCATTGTCATTGTCACTATCGACCGGAATCCTCTAACACTCCCAACATAATACTACAAAAATGAACTGTTCCCTATGGACAAGTCATGTGTCTCTTTGCATATAGTAGAGAGGAAGGAGTTTACGTTGTGCACACAATGGCAAGACACTCCGAGGTCACTCCGAGGTCCAAAATTTGTCTTGATATTTTTCGGAATAAGACCGTCTGTAAAAAATGTGTGCACACAGCGAAAACATAAAGACGGATCCAGGGATTAATTAATGAGTTAAGTACAAACCGGAATCGAGTGTCACGTACAATAGTGACCTAGTCACCTTAAGAGATTGTATAAGATTTAATTGCAATAGTCAAAGCTACAAACTAGTGAAATGAATGGGATACTTATGGTTAAATTAATATACATC
The nucleotide sequence above comes from Papaver somniferum cultivar HN1 unplaced genomic scaffold, ASM357369v1 unplaced-scaffold_115, whole genome shotgun sequence. Encoded proteins:
- the LOC113329059 gene encoding cation/H(+) antiporter 15-like is translated as MVSFQCQDSKGIFEDATFPFLQLQIGIAILLTGIFNVLLGHLDQIKYVSSAFAGIAVGIIGPFLGSTKYFQAIAENSEWLGLVELISFITLTCFSFLVGVKTDMNMVVNARKTTYIIGFSTFIFPLLVNAVLSVVIMKTITMENELSDSLKFISLAVSTTSFYDTACAVNDMNLLNSEIGRLALAISIITGLFSWGFAFGLTLIAEFMAMKRKLLIISVISKFALLIFVLFIVRPVVSWMNRKTPEGKTLREGYVSVIISTVLGVAFYSEFVGQHGMFGPLMLGLVVPVGTPVGIAVQKKLDCFVTYVLMPTIYIVAGYKVQKFESKLRNWVIVEFMIFFACFSKIIAVMLSSLYCQFPIQDSFLLGLILNCAGIFYLIFCISMDREKFIDQPTYTYMLLTSILITMVSSRYTSYKRQTIQNSSVKEELRILACVYNQENVPSILNFLEATNPTKDSTVCIYILHLVELIGRAASVLVRHKQKKKKITRSQSRNTSEKIINAFNHFAEQNPGFSIGQAYTAVSPIEGMHNDVCHVAMETRTHLLVIPFGELAEHPFRAINQSVLHEAPCSVGILVDHIDGVKPVVDASISSCHSVAMIFIGGPDDREALAYGMRMADDNPNLKLSVFRFTHTKLRDDKNTKKDDELINELWQTIENTVNIEYIEEALTDCADTASRIKSLEETYDFILVGRRHEDDSPILHGLDEWCVYKELGVVGDLFATSSFQGGFSLLVMQQ